The genome window TTAATATCTAAAGAGTTTGTGCCACTGCGAAAAAAAATTGAATGGGGCTATATTGTTCCTTATGCTATATCAGGGATGATGAATGAACATCCGCGAGCTGCGATGGCTTTGCGTAACAGCACTAAGAAAGAGAACTACCGAGAGTTTTACGAAAGTCTTGCTGATACCGATTTAGAATAGCTGCAGCATCTAACTTAGAGTATGGATTTAGCACAATTCAAACAGCTTCCGATAATTGGAATATTGCGTGATATTGAGTTGGAGATAGTTGATGAGCTCATTGAAGCGGTAGTTTCTTCCGGCCTTAAGACAATTGAAATTACCATGAATACTCCGAATGCTGCCAGTTTGATTAAGGCAGCTCAGGCTGCAGCTAAGGGTCGTTTGATGATTGGGGCTGGTACTGTTTTGAGCAAGCAGGATTCAAAGACAGCTCAGGATTCAGGAGCAACCTTTATAGTTTCGCCGACCCTGGTTGAGGATCTTGTTAATGATTGCTGTAAGAAGTCAATTCCGGTATTTCCGGGAGCGCTGACTCCTGGTGAAATAAATAAAGCTTGGGTTTGCGGTGCAACTATGGTTAAGGTTTTTCCGGCTAAAGTTTTTGGCCCCGGTTACTTTAAAGAGATAAAAGGTCCTTTTAAAAATATCGAACTTCTTGCTTGTGGAGGAGTTAACTCAAAGAATATCGGAGAGTTTTTCTCCAGTGGTGCCTCAGCTGTTGCTTTTGGG of Candidatus Omnitrophota bacterium contains these proteins:
- a CDS encoding bifunctional 4-hydroxy-2-oxoglutarate aldolase/2-dehydro-3-deoxy-phosphogluconate aldolase yields the protein MDLAQFKQLPIIGILRDIELEIVDELIEAVVSSGLKTIEITMNTPNAASLIKAAQAAAKGRLMIGAGTVLSKQDSKTAQDSGATFIVSPTLVEDLVNDCCKKSIPVFPGALTPGEINKAWVCGATMVKVFPAKVFGPGYFKEIKGPFKNIELLACGGVNSKNIGEFFSSGASAVAFGASIFKKAWLKSRNFSAIEKEIKELIKGDDTIIVQ